AGGTGATCGACGATCGTCCCGAGCTGATCGTGCGGCGAGTTGATGCCGAGGCTGATCCCGAACCGGACCTTCACCCGCGTCCCCCTTCGTCCTGACCTGCCTGTCGCAACGCGACATGCCGGCCCAGTCTTCCTGGTCAATTCTGTGAAGGTCCCTGAGAAGGGGCGTCGCGGGCCGGGTCTGCCGGCCAGTGTGGGACGGTAGCGGGTAGATCACGGGCGAACTCGAGTCTTTTCCCACGTGGCGAGCACAGCGTCCTTCTGTCAGGGCTGCTGGTCGGTTGTCGATAGCCGGCGACGAGAAACCGGTTGAACACGCACGCGCGCCAAAGGAGAACTGCCATGCCAGTGCCGAACCCGTTCGTGGACGCCAAGACGGGGCGGATCACGTTCCCGGACAACGGCAGTCTGGTCCGTCACGTCGAGCGGTGGGCCAAGATGCGCGGCGACCGGCTGGCATACCGCTACCTCGACTTCTCCACCGAGCGCGACGGCGTGTACATCGACCTGCCCTGGTCGCGGTTCAGCGCGCGCAACCGCGCCGTTGGTGCCCGCCTGCAACAGGTCACCAAGCCGGGCGACCGCGTCGCCATCCTCGCCCCGCAAGGCCTGGACTATCTGGTGGCGTTCTACGGCGCGCTCTACGCCGGGGTCATCGCGGTTCCGCTGTTCGATCCCGCGGAACCCGGGCACACCGGCCGCCTGCACTCGGTGCTCGGCGACTGCGCACCGTCGGCCATCCTGACGACCGCCGATTCCGCGGACGGTGTCCGCAAGTTCTTCCGTCAGCACCGGCCCGCCGGCGAGCGGCCCCGGGTCATCGCCGTCGACGCCGTCCCCGACGAAGTCGCCGACACCTGGCAACCCGTGCCGGTGGAACACGACTCCATCGCCTATCTGCAGTACACCTCCGGGTCGACCCGGGCCCCGGCCGGTGTGAAGATCACCCACCGCGCGGTGGCCACCAACCTGGCGCAGCTCATCTCCGCCCTCCAGTGCGAGGAGGGCCAGCGCGGCGTCATGTGGCTGCCGCTGTTTCACGACATGGGCCTGGTCACCGCGATGGTCCCGTCGGTCGTCGGGCACTGCATCACGATCATGAGCCCGACGGCCTTCGTGCGCCGGCCGCTGCGCTGGATCAAGGAGCTCGCGGTGCAACCGGACGACGACGGGCCGACCTTCTCCGCGGCGCCGAACTTCGCCTTCGAGCACGCCGCGCTGCGAGGCCTGCCGAAGGACGGCGACCCCGAGCTCGACCTGAGCAATGTCTTCGCGCTGCTCAACGGCAGCGAGCCGGTGTCGACCGCGTCGATGCGCAAGTTCAACGAGGCGTTCGCGCCCTACGGCCTGCCCGCCACCGCGATCAAGCCGTCCTACGGCATGGCCGAGGCGACGCTGTTCGTCTCGACCACCGACATGAAGCAGGTGGCCAAGACCATCTATGTAGACCGCGAGGAGCTGGGCCAGGACCGCTTCCGCACCGTCGCCAAAGACGCCGCCTCGGCGGTTGCCCAGGTGTCGAGCGGCGCCGTCGCGATCGACCAGTGGGCCGCCATCGTCGACTCCGACGCCGGCGCTGAGCAGCCCGACGGGCATATCGGCGAAATCTGGTTGCACGGCAACAACATTGGCGCGGGCTACTGGGGCAACGAACGCGACAGCGAACAGACCTTCGACAACCGTCTGGCAGTACGGATCGCGGGGTCGCACGCCGAGGGTGTGCCGGACGACGCCCGGTGGTTGCGCACCGGCGATTACGGCACCTACTTCGAGGGCGACCTCTACGTCACCGGTCGGGTCAAAGACATGGTGATCATCGACGGCCGCAACCACTACCCGCAGGACCTGGAGTACACCGCGCAGGAAACCAGCGCTGCGCTGCGCGCGGGCTACGTGGCTGCTTTCTCGGTGCCGGCCAACCAGCTGCCGGACGCGGGAGACGTCGACGACTCCGCCGAGCAGTTGGTGATCGTCGGCGAGCGCACCCCGGGCGCACACAAAACCGATATCGATGCGGTCATCGACGCCATCCGCGCGGCGATTGCGGTGCGCCACGGCGTGACCGCGCGCGACGTGTTGCTGGTGCCGGCGGGTGCGATACCGCGGACGTCCAGCGGCAAGGTCGGCCATGCCGCCTGCCGGGCGGCCTATCTCGACGGCAGCCTGCGCGGCGGGCGGGGACCGGATCCGGCCGCATCAATCCCTGGGTGACTTGCGGCGGGCCTCGGCGTCGGATATTCCATAGTCAGCGCTTCTTCTGCGAGGTGGTGGTCATGGCAGCCAACAACGGGCCCAGGGTTGATCTGGAGGCGTTGGCGTCCTCGGCTGCGCACATCACCGGGCAGGGTGAGGACTTGGCCACGGCTCATGTGTCGTCCGACGACCAGCTGGTGGCGGCCCAAGCGGGCTGGGTGGGCAGTTCGGCCACCGCATTGAACGCCAAGACGGCGGCGTGGGTGCAGACCTCGCGGCGACTGGTCACCGATGTCGGCAATCACGCCACCGATTTCCACAACGATGGCCACAGCTTCGCCGAGATGGAGCGCAGCCACGTCCAGCAGCTGCGGGCGCTGCACCCCGGCGCTGAGGGTCCCGTCGATTCGGCCTGACCCCAATGGTGTTGACGGTCGCCGACATCGAGCGGTGGAACGCCGGGGCGGTGCGTGACGTCTTCCATGTCGCCACCGCGCGAGGCACTGCCACCCTGGAGGCGTCCCGTCAGCTCGGCACGCTCTCGGTCTTCGACACCTGGGCGGGCGCGACAGCCGAGGCCAGGAAGCACACCAACGCCTCGATCCGCCAAGACCTCGACGCGCACGGCAACGAGTCTCTGGCGGTAGCCCGAGCGGCCGGCAAGGCCGCCAACGACATCGAGCACGTGCAGTCCGAACTACGGACGCTGCGCGCCGATGCCACCGCGTTGCACATGAAGATCGACGCAGCGAGCAACAAGATCGTTGCGGCGGAGGCGATGCCGCCGATGGAAGCCGAGCTCGCGCAGATGCAGCTGCAGCCCCGTCTCGACAAGATCCTGACCGACGCCAACGCGGTCGACGCCGAGTTGGCCGCTGCCATCAACATGGCCGATGGTGACGCACCCATCCCGGCTGCTGCGCCACCCTCACCAGCACCGCCCCCAGCTACCCAGCCGCAAGGCTCCCCCGGCCAAGCCGGCCCAGGCGGACCCGATCCGACCGCCCCGCGCTACACCACGTCCCCGCTGACCGATCCGATCGTGGCCGGTGACCCATCGGTGATCGCCCGCCAAGCCGACAAGGTCGCCCAAGCGCGTCGCGCCCTCGACGACGCACAAGCC
The sequence above is a segment of the Candidatus Mycobacterium wuenschmannii genome. Coding sequences within it:
- the fadD32 gene encoding long-chain-fatty-acid--AMP ligase FadD32 translates to MPVPNPFVDAKTGRITFPDNGSLVRHVERWAKMRGDRLAYRYLDFSTERDGVYIDLPWSRFSARNRAVGARLQQVTKPGDRVAILAPQGLDYLVAFYGALYAGVIAVPLFDPAEPGHTGRLHSVLGDCAPSAILTTADSADGVRKFFRQHRPAGERPRVIAVDAVPDEVADTWQPVPVEHDSIAYLQYTSGSTRAPAGVKITHRAVATNLAQLISALQCEEGQRGVMWLPLFHDMGLVTAMVPSVVGHCITIMSPTAFVRRPLRWIKELAVQPDDDGPTFSAAPNFAFEHAALRGLPKDGDPELDLSNVFALLNGSEPVSTASMRKFNEAFAPYGLPATAIKPSYGMAEATLFVSTTDMKQVAKTIYVDREELGQDRFRTVAKDAASAVAQVSSGAVAIDQWAAIVDSDAGAEQPDGHIGEIWLHGNNIGAGYWGNERDSEQTFDNRLAVRIAGSHAEGVPDDARWLRTGDYGTYFEGDLYVTGRVKDMVIIDGRNHYPQDLEYTAQETSAALRAGYVAAFSVPANQLPDAGDVDDSAEQLVIVGERTPGAHKTDIDAVIDAIRAAIAVRHGVTARDVLLVPAGAIPRTSSGKVGHAACRAAYLDGSLRGGRGPDPAASIPG
- a CDS encoding WXG100 family type VII secretion target, with the protein product MAANNGPRVDLEALASSAAHITGQGEDLATAHVSSDDQLVAAQAGWVGSSATALNAKTAAWVQTSRRLVTDVGNHATDFHNDGHSFAEMERSHVQQLRALHPGAEGPVDSA